The Solea senegalensis isolate Sse05_10M linkage group LG9, IFAPA_SoseM_1, whole genome shotgun sequence genome has a segment encoding these proteins:
- the LOC122774706 gene encoding uncharacterized protein LOC122774706 encodes MFTNIALRAVLKSPAGVLREFCSAALLPFPLCFVCSLLLYFANSSIKRWTSDSTQYTHPSFDSDEPNPVYLSHLSFLDIPKKLSREEDDLWINHAGDTSDLGESICGSSLIPGYSGSNSDSVPYATVIFSGPCSSPSPTEPHVYLRSESTQPLLETDESCSPKCYQNMAATATEPCFFGSDHDCVVEEGADPAAIIWDDFPFLRALAMNDMQND; translated from the exons ATGTTCACTAACATAGCTCTGCGGGCGGTCCTGAAATCCCCCGCCGGTGTTTTGCGGGAGTTTTGCTCTGCTGCGTTG TTGCCGttccctctgtgttttgtttgctcACTCTTGCTTTATTTTGCTAACAGCAGCATCAAGAGGTGGACGTCAGATTCAACACAG TACACACATCCTTCCTTCGACAGTGACGAGCCAAATCCAGTATACCTGTCTCACCTCAGTTTCCTTGACATCCCAAAGAAACTAAGCAGAGAAGAGGACGATCTTTGGATAAACCATGCAGGGGACACCAGCGACCTGGGAGAGTCCATTTGTGGATCGTCATTAATTCCTGGATACTCTGGTTCAAACAGTGACTCAGTTCCATACGCCACTGTGATCTTCTCTGGTCCATGCAGCAGTCCTTCACCCACAGAGCCTCACGTCTACCTGCGCTCCGAGTCCACGCAGCCGCTCCTGGAGACTGACGAGTCTTGCAGTCCAAAGTGCTACCAGAATATGGCTGCAACTGCAACTGAGCCGTGTTTCTTCGGATCAGACCATGATTGCGTAGTTGAAGAAGGAGCAGACCCTGCAGCCATTATCTGGGATGACTTTCCTTTCCTACGAGCATTAGCCATGAATGATATGCAAAATGACTGA
- the csf3r gene encoding granulocyte colony-stimulating factor receptor yields the protein MISSWVSVIVMLVSCVNGTGTEGAIQPCAKIQASNSVVPLGSPVTATCVIRDDCLQVVGQGVQIEWHLGSEIIPSSPLVSESSKASQVVVRSFNHTRAFLTCCIQASPTQVVGGVEIRAGYPPEPPQNLSCQTNLTTPNTLTCSWDPGQQDTHLFTQFSLHTKIGDSNENYTYKLPTGTHRYIIARSGFVLFSEIEIYVKAVNELGEATSAHLTLEPVSVAKFDPPKIVMVEAVPKRYGCLKLSWSLSRHQAWMHDYRLNLEIRLKTADSGRWREQAILVSRVKSTRPVNLCRLLHGTQYFAQIRVRYQQSPWSEWSSSQSGVTLESAPAGRLDSWMKLSRDHMHKQLNVHLFWKPSKQFRANSQNVSYIVSAQKLSGEKGRLCTTMGNYCTFPLPKKGKPVYLSAVNAAGKSSPTEVRIYHKKVAHTAISEVTVVPHGDGGLQVQWEHLDVSRPTGYVVEWRPLLLSDESFYKFETVDRNHSSLVIPGSFEPYKPYEISVYPRFKDGIGFPHTVHAYTRQKAPAMVPKIKIEKTWKSHIELTWEEIPLEQRNGIIQSYKIIYWDTKGHINVVNADLKERRVVLKDLSSLALYEAFMMVSTFGGSLNGSSIHFQIEPFDTVTIVMIVTASGVGLSLLVIIMVMTCFSNHKRLKGRFLPVVPDPANSSIKRWTSDSTQYTHPSFDSDEPNPVYLSHLSFLDIPKKLSREEDDLWINHAGDTSDLGESICGSSLIPGYSGSNSDSVPYATVIFSGPCSSPSPTEPHVYLRSESTQPLLETDESCSPKCYQNMAATATEPCFFGSDHDCVVEEGADPAAIIWDDFPFLRALAMNDMQND from the exons ATGATATCCTCATGGGTGTCAGTGATTGTCATGCTGGTGTCATGTGTGAATGGAACGGGGACTG AGGGAGCCATACAACCATGTGCCAAAATACAGGCGTCCAACTCCGTGGTGCCTTTGGGGTCACCTGTCACTGCCACCTGTGTCATCAGAGACGACTGCCTTCAGGTCGTTGGACAAGGTGTTCAGATAGAGTGGCACCTCGGGAGTGAGATTATTCCCAGCAGCCCCCTGGTCAGTGAGAGCAGCAAGGCTTCCCAGGTTGTCGTACGGAGCTTCAATCACACCAGGGCGTTCCTCACCTGCTGCATCCAGGCCTCTCCCACTCAAGTCGTGGGAGGAGTGGAGATCAGAGCTGGAT ATCCACCAGAACCTCCACAGAACCTCAGCTGTCAGACAAACCTCACCACTCCCAACACGCTGACCTGTAGCTGGGATCCTGGACAGCAGGACACTCACCTCTTCACACAGTTCTCCCTCCACACAAAGATAGG AGATTCGAATGAAAACTATACCTACAAGCTCCCGACAGGAACCCACCGCTACATCATCGCTCGCTCTGGCTTTGTCCTCTTCTCTGAAATAGAAATTTATGTGAAGGCTGTGAATGAACTCGGAGAGGCGACTTCAGCACATCTCACTTTAGAGCCCGTCAGTGTAG CTAAGTTTGACCCACCAAAGATTGTGATGGTTGAAGCCGTGCCTAAACGATACGGCTGCCTGAAGCTGAGCTGGAGCTTATCGCGGCACCAGGCCTGGATGCATGACTATCGCCTTAACCTGGAGATTCGTCTTAAGACGGCTGACAGTGGTCGATGGCGTGAACAAGCT ATCCTGGTGAGTCGGGTTAAATCAACCAGACCTGTGAACCTGTGTCGCCTCCTTCATGGGACTCAGTATTTTGCCCAGATTAGAGTCCGATACCAGCAGAGCCCGTGGAGTGAGTGGAGCAGCAGCCAGTCTGGTGTCACCCTGGAAAGTG ctCCCGCCGGACGCCTTGACTCGTGGATGAAGCTATCAAGGGATCACATGCACAAACAACTCAACGTACACTTGTTTTGGAAG CCATCAAAACAATTCCGTGCCAACAGCCAAAATGTGTCATACATCGTCTCGGCGCAAAAACTGTCGGGTGAAAAGGGAAGGCTGTGCACTACGATGGGGAATTACTGTACTTTCCCACTTCCCAAGAAAGGGAAGCCAGTGTACCTGAGTGCTGTCAATGCAGCAGGGAAATCCTCCCCCACCGAGGTTCGGATTTACCATAAAAAAG tgGCTCATACTGCGATATCAGAGGTCACAGTCGTTCCTCATGGCGACGGAGGCCTCCAGGTCCAGTGGGAACATCTGGATGTGTCAAGACCAACTGGTTACGTGGTTGAATGGAGGCCTTTGTTATTAAGCGATGAATCCTTCTACAAGTTCGAAACTGTAGACAGAAATCACTCCAGCCTCGTTATTCCAG GAAGCTTCGAGCCCTACAAGCCCTATGAGATCTCTGTGTATCCTCGGTTTAAGGATGGGATAGGCTTTCCTCACACTGTTCATGCCTACACAAGACAAAAGG CTCCAGCCATGGTTCCAAAAATCAAAATTGAAAAGACCTGGAAGTCACATATTGAACTTACCTGGGAGGAGATACcattggagcaaagaaatggaATTATCCAGAGCTATAAAATCATCTACTGGGATACAAAGGGACATATTAATG TTGTGAATGCTGACTTGAAAGAGAGAAGAGTGGTCCTGAAAGACCTCAGCTCTTTGGCTCTGTATGAAGCCTTCATGATGGTTAGCACGTTTGGAGGAAGCCTGAATGGGTCaagcattcattttcaaattgagCCTTTTG ATACCGTTACTATTGTGATGATTGTAACTGCTTCTGGTGTTGGCCTGTCATTGTTGGTCATTATCATGGTCATGACTTGTTTCTCTAATCACAAAAG GCTGAAGGGCCGGTTTTTGCCTGTTGTTCCTGATCCTGCTAACAGCAGCATCAAGAGGTGGACGTCAGATTCAACACAG TACACACATCCTTCCTTCGACAGTGACGAGCCAAATCCAGTATACCTGTCTCACCTCAGTTTCCTTGACATCCCAAAGAAACTAAGCAGAGAAGAGGACGATCTTTGGATAAACCATGCAGGGGACACCAGCGACCTGGGAGAGTCCATTTGTGGATCGTCATTAATTCCTGGATACTCTGGTTCAAACAGTGACTCAGTTCCATACGCCACTGTGATCTTCTCTGGTCCATGCAGCAGTCCTTCACCCACAGAGCCTCACGTCTACCTGCGCTCCGAGTCCACGCAGCCGCTCCTGGAGACTGACGAGTCTTGCAGTCCAAAGTGCTACCAGAATATGGCTGCAACTGCAACTGAGCCGTGTTTCTTCGGATCAGACCATGATTGCGTAGTTGAAGAAGGAGCAGACCCTGCAGCCATTATCTGGGATGACTTTCCTTTCCTACGAGCATTAGCCATGAATGATATGCAAAATGACTGA